The nucleotide sequence TATCATTTTTATTTTAAAATAGAAAAGCCGATCGGAAATTTCTTTCCGATCAGCTTATTTTTTCAACTGTCAATAATGTATAAAAGCATTGCGAACCCCTCTTTTCGCTGGACAGAGTCATTAATTATCGGGCTCTATCAGTCCATAAGTATTACCTTTTCTTCTGTACACTACATTGACTTCATCTGTCTCTGCGTTTCTGAAAACGTAAAAGCTGTGTCCAAGAAGTTCCATCTGAACGCAGGCATCTTCCGGATACATTGGCTTAATACCGAATTTCTTTGTTCTGACGATCTTGATCTCATCATCATCATCGAAATCCCTGTCAATATATTCCTGCTTGAATGAACCGCTGCCCTGCGATCTGTCGATTATTTTCTTTTTATACTTTTTAAGCTGTTTCTCTATTATCTCTTCAACCAGGTCGATTGAAACATACATGTCATTGCTGACCTGCTCTGATCTGATGATGCTTCCCTTAACAGGGATCGTCACCTCGATCTTGTGTCTTTCCTTCTCGACACTTAAAGTAATATTTACTTCAGTGTCAGGTGAAAAATAGCGCTCAAGTTTGTTCATTTTCTCCTCTACTGCCGACCTGAGCCCCGGTGTAACATCAATATTCTTTCCGGTAATTGCAAAACGCATAAGACCACATCCTTTTCTGATAGATTTGCCGCTCTACGGCACACTGTCAAAATGCACATAATCCTTTCTTTTACCTTCGTCATTTTGTGAAATTATTATAACACACTGTCGGTCTAATTACAATCCGGAAGTTCCGTAACTTCTTCAAGAACTTTTACAAAATTTTCAAGCCCTTTTCTGTCTTCTTCATCGAAACGGTTTAATACAGGGCTGTCTATATCAAGCACTGCCACTACTTTTCCATTCTTATGTATCGGAACCACTATCTCAGAATTCGAGGCACAGTCGCAGGCTATATGCCCCGGGAATTCATGTACGTTATTAACGAGCATGGATTCATCCCTTTCCACTGCTGTTCCGCAGACTCCCTTTCCTGTCTGGATCCTGATACAGGCGACCTTTCCCTGGAAAGGGCCTAAAAGCAATGAATTATTATCCATAATGTAAAAGCCTGCCCAGTTCAGATCATCCATTCTTTCTTTTATCAGTGCTGATGCATTTGAAAATACCGGGATAAAATTACGCTCTTCTTCCGCCAGTGATCTAAGCTGCTCAGCCATTAATTTGTAGTCTGTCATTTTCCCATCCTTTTCCATATCAATTATCTGCAAATGCCATTGTCTCAGGGCACTGTTATACTCGTTAACAGGTTTAACTCAATTTCTTATACATGTGATTTCCGAGCATCTGTATTATCTGTACGAATGCAATAAGCACGATGGAGCAGACGACAAGATATTCCGTCTTATACTGCTGATAGCCGTATCGTATCGCTATATCTCCTATTCCGCCGCCGCCAACAGTTCCTGCCATTGCAGAATATCCTATAAGTGATATTATCAAAAGTATCACGCCATTAAGCATTCTCGGGATCGACTCCTTGACATAAACCCTTATCAGTATCTGAAAATTCGACGCCCCAAAGGATTTTGCCGCCTCTATGACTCCCGGGTCAGTTTCCCTGAGACTGGTCTCAAACACTCTCGCTATATAAGGAATCGCTGAAACTGTTAACGGAACTATCGACGCCGTGGTTCCGATCGATTTCCCAACCATCATCCTTGTAAAAGGAATAAGGATCACCAGCAGGATTATGAAAGGAAAGCTTCTGAATACATTGACGATGAAACTCAATGTCTCATAGATGACCTTATTCGGCTTAAGACCGTCAGAAGCAGTAAGTGTAAGTATTATTGCAGGTATGAAACCTAAAATAACAGAAAAAAGTGTCGACCAGAAAACCATATATAATGTCTGCCTGAACGCAGTGGCAATGATCTCTCCCATTCCTGTTGTCGATAAAATTCCAGCCATTTTTTCACCTCTTTATATTAATGATGTTGGGGTCAAAAGGTATTTTGCCCCCAACTGATGCCCACGCATTGCTCCATTGCTTCGCAATTCACGCAATGCTGCAATCATTCGGAATCCGCCTGTTTACTGCGTAAACAGCTACTACTCTGTATGC is from Lachnospiraceae bacterium C1.1 and encodes:
- the raiA gene encoding ribosome-associated translation inhibitor RaiA, with translation MRFAITGKNIDVTPGLRSAVEEKMNKLERYFSPDTEVNITLSVEKERHKIEVTIPVKGSIIRSEQVSNDMYVSIDLVEEIIEKQLKKYKKKIIDRSQGSGSFKQEYIDRDFDDDDEIKIVRTKKFGIKPMYPEDACVQMELLGHSFYVFRNAETDEVNVVYRRKGNTYGLIEPDN
- a CDS encoding GAF domain-containing protein → MTDYKLMAEQLRSLAEEERNFIPVFSNASALIKERMDDLNWAGFYIMDNNSLLLGPFQGKVACIRIQTGKGVCGTAVERDESMLVNNVHEFPGHIACDCASNSEIVVPIHKNGKVVAVLDIDSPVLNRFDEEDRKGLENFVKVLEEVTELPDCN
- a CDS encoding methionine ABC transporter permease; this translates as MGEIIATAFRQTLYMVFWSTLFSVILGFIPAIILTLTASDGLKPNKVIYETLSFIVNVFRSFPFIILLVILIPFTRMMVGKSIGTTASIVPLTVSAIPYIARVFETSLRETDPGVIEAAKSFGASNFQILIRVYVKESIPRMLNGVILLIISLIGYSAMAGTVGGGGIGDIAIRYGYQQYKTEYLVVCSIVLIAFVQIIQMLGNHMYKKLS